One Thamnophis elegans isolate rThaEle1 chromosome 2, rThaEle1.pri, whole genome shotgun sequence genomic window, atatattttatatcataGGTTTCTAATTATATACTGGAACATAATAATCTTTATTATATTCTGGATTTGTTGAACTGCCATCTGTAATTTTGCCACTTTCATTTTAGTCTTTTTATGCTTTTTATTCCTCATATTCCTCcctctttataaaaataattagaaaatagCCAACCAGTTATTTTTCAAAGACAAATTGTAAACGACTGTTATCTTCTCCAAATCTGTCAATCACTTTTTGGAGTAACACGTTCTTACTTTCATTAATTTTTACCCGATGAGCACTCATCATGAAAAGTCCAGACGACTGGTTATCTACCACTGATGACTTCAACAATGTTTCTACCCTTCTCATTGTACTGAATGATTTTTCCATAGTACAAGTTGTTACTGGCAATGCCAGAGCAATCGAAATGGTTTGTTGAATCGAAGGATATTGGTCAACGTATTGCAGCAAATCCAGAAGTCCATTCTCCCCATTTTcaactctttcttccttcttccccaacCACTTTTCAAACCAGGTGATTGTTTCAGTTTCCAGATTTTCAATTTCATATAATTCACTGATTTTTTCCATCTCCGCTTTCAACATCTCAAGGCCAACAGTAGCCATTTTTTTTGGATGAAGCAAAAAGATTCCAAAAACCACCTTGCTTTCTGGAGCAAACCGGCTTTCCAGCCATGAGATTACTGAGTTCAAGTAGGGTATATAGAGTGACTGGCGGAAATATTCCTCCGCAGTTGTGACACTGGCATTTGAGTTCCTTTGCAAGTCACTCTGTCTGGGAATACGTAAGTCAATATCCAATTTTTCTGCTAGTTCTTGTACTTCCGAAAGAATTCCCTTGAAGTGTTCCTCTGCTTTTTCTCTGTGGCCACGAAAGACAGTTAAGAGCTCTTGGATGTGTTCATACACTTTCATCATATCAAGCTGAACAGTCTGCAGAGCTTGGGTCACTGACTCTAACTTACTGCAATAGTTTGACATTATAacaaggcaaaagaggaaattagGTGTTCTTGAAACACAGTATAATTGGTACGCATCCTGGCAGGTTTGACCTGAAGCTGTAGCAGCCAGGTTTCTTAACTGATCAAAGAACTGTATAAAATTCTTGGAAAAAAATCTGACATGCTTGTAGTTTGCAGTCCAAAGTGCTTCACCCAGCGACGGAATAAGGTTTCTTCTGCTCAGATTCTCATGGAAAAAGTGAAGGATAGCTTTTATTGTGCCAACTGCATTCCTTATCTCAGGTACAGTGTTTAAGTCATTCACAACCAGGTTGAGTGTGTGCGCCGCACAGTGAACAAAAGTAGCCTTGGGGTACCTACTTTTTATTTTAGCTTGCACACCAGCCTCTCTCCCAACCAATCTGGAGCATCCGT contains:
- the LOC116504880 gene encoding 52 kDa repressor of the inhibitor of the protein kinase-like encodes the protein MEIGTLYRKHKTVEVETVQKKRRSEEENSSFCSDSPTEYECVMDGVEFAVHSYDIGLYVNSPTPLTDDLKYNLLVNTFTPAHDYNFKGDSTGIRSFRHIWLIRYSPWLCYSSYLKGPFCKYCIVFPQPDLCGRQGGFIMVPFVRYNDFHVSAKKHMSSAWHKSAEIDATNFLTSRNVFETNFACQLDSSINRIVNENRKKLHSILSTIIFCGTHDIPLHGETRKTGDMQSLLAFRVEAGDVSLREHLDSEAGNAWDTSVQIENELIKLCVDAIREEIVSAANGSAGFSVLVGESTEISGEEHVSLGVRFVEMTGTKPQVREEFLGFAALKGWDTTCTAETIIEECTKYGLNLEKLCGQGYDGCSRLVGREAGVQAKIKSRYPKATFVHCAAHTLNLVVNDLNTVPEIRNAVGTIKAILHFFHENLSRRNLIPSLGEALWTANYKHVRFFSKNFIQFFDQLRNLAATASGQTCQDAYQLYCVSRTPNFLFCLVIMSNYCSKLESVTQALQTVQLDMMKVYEHIQELLTVFRGHREKAEEHFKGILSEVQELAEKLDIDLRIPRQSDLQRNSNASVTTAEEYFRQSLYIPYLNSVISWLESRFAPESKVVFGIFLLHPKKMATVGLEMLKAEMEKISELYEIENLETETITWFEKWLGKKEERVENGENGLLDLLQYVDQYPSIQQTISIALALPVTTCTMEKSFSTMRRVETLLKSSVVDNQSSGLFMMSAHRVKINESKNVLLQKVIDRFGEDNSRLQFVFEK